In the genome of Corticium candelabrum chromosome 18, ooCorCand1.1, whole genome shotgun sequence, the window GGtaattttgatatcaactaaagatgagaaagaaagacgaTGCGAAACATGCAGTTAGAGTAGTATATTTAGTTCTGATACTGTAGGCTTAGTTATAGAATGTAATATTACAGAACTTGTAGGACAGcttgttgttttaattaagttaaactcATCTCAGTATAGGCGTGTTGCTGTTAATTAAGATACTTATACTATAACGCGCGCAGTCTGAATTTCAAGGccattgatatttattgttttgcgCCTAGCCTTGCGTAGCCGGACCCTAAACCCGCGTGTACACGATGGTCTGGTTACGCGACACTTTGGAGAGTCTCTACCGTCGCTCCCTTTTGTGCCTAAAGATTACAGTTACTTGTATTAGCTTTCACGCGCAGTACAAAGTCTCTTCTACCTACTGATTGCGGTCCAGATAATTTTTAGCTTCGCCTTGTtaattgcagtcccggataatctgCAGTCACGGAGACCCTGCCCTTACTACGGCAATCAACACTGTGTCTGAAGCGAGGCTAGTACAGAGTGTGGGTAGTGCACAGACAACTTTCGCGTGAATTGCTTTCCATTGCACGAAATAATCCACCGCGGTGCGCACGTTAGAGGTCAGTGGGGGTTCGTCATTCATTGATATTCATAACGCACGTGGCGTCTCTCTGCGATGGTGAAACGGCGAGGAGGTTCGAGCGACGAAGAGTCGCAGCCTGCACACAAGAAGAGAAGGACAGAAACGAGTGACGAACAGAACTCTGCGTTCGACAGCTTTCGCATAAGCGAGGAAACCAAGCGACTGCTCGTCTCACGAGGTTACGCTCATCTCTTGCCCGTTCAGACCGCTACTTTTGATCTTGTCTACGATGGAAAAGACGTAGTGACGCAGGCGCGTACAGGCACCGGCAAGACGTTGTCCTACACCCTACCACTAATCGAGAAACTCGCCAAGAAAAAGAGGCGTGGGCGTGGTCGCTACCCGAGGGTTCTCGTTCTGGCGCCTACTCGCGAATTGGCTCGTCAAGTTAACGATGAATTTGCGATCATTGCTCCGGATATGAGCACGGTGTGTATATATGGAGGGGTTGGCTATGAGGGTCAGGAGAGGAACATTGCTAatgggatcgatgtgttggttGGCACTCCGGGGAGAATACTGGATCTGTGTAAACGACAGCTAAACTTGAGGCATCTTAAGTATGTCGTTCTGGATGAGGCCGATCGTATGCTCGAGGTCGGGTTCGCCGATCAAGTGGACGAAATACTGCAGGGAGTGTTTCGGAAACGTAAACCACAGATGTTGCTGTTCTCGGCCACGCTGCCTGAGTGGGTCATCTCGACGGCTGAGAAGTATATGTGTGATCATGTGGTTGTTGATATGATTGGCAAGGATACGTTGAAGACGGCCGTGACTGTGCAACACATGGCGATTCGTTGTAATTACGAGGATCGGGCGTCTGTCATCGGCGATGTCATTCAGGTTTTCAGCGGAGCCAATGGTCAGACTATGATATTTACCGATACGAAGATGGATGCGAACGAGTTGGCACTGAACTCAACGCTGAAGCAGGAGTGTCAAGTGTTACACGGCGATATACAACAATCGCAGCGAGAAGTCACTCTCATGAGTTTCCGTCAAGGAAAGTTCCGTTGCCTCGTTGCGACGAACGTCGCCGCGAGAGGCCTCGATATACCCGAAGTCGATCTCGTCATTCAGTGTCAGCCGCCGAAAGATCTCGAGGCTTACATTCACAGAGCCGGCCGAACGGGCAGAGCCGGACGCTGCGGCACATCCGTTGTGTTCTACAAACCAAATCAAGAGTCGTTATTGAAACTCGTCGAGAGGAAAGCCGGCATTAAGTTCAACAAGATTGGGCCACCACAACCAGCAGATATCATAGCAGCTTCCGCACGCGACGCGGTGCAGTCGATTCGAGCCATTCCGGCGGCCGTTGTGTCACAGTTTCAGTCGGCAGCTGAATCGTTGCTCGACGGTATGGAACCAGTTGACGCTGTGGCTGCCGCTTTGGCTCACATATCTGGCTCTTTGGATACGATTCAATCTCGTTCGCTTCTGTCGTCACAACCGGGCTACACGACGTATCATCTTATGAACTCATTTGAGTTTCGTACAGTGAGTTACATGTGGAAGGCGATCGAGCGTCATCTACCCGTCGAAGTGAAGGATGCTGTTCGTGGCATGCGAATGTGCGAAGACAAGAAAGGCGTCGTGTTTGATATCCCGTCATCGCTTGATGAATTAGTGAAGAACAGCTGGAGAGACGGGGCGAACACTCAGCTTGTCGTCGCCACCGAACTGCCTCGTCTAGTCGAACGAGTAGATCAACAGCGATTCGGTGCGGGTCGTAGCTCATGGCCGAGACAACAACCGAACAGATTTCTCACTCAGCAAGGAAAAAGGAAGTTCAATTGGACAAGAAATGGACGAAATGAGAGGAATGGAGAGACGAAAAACTTTTATGCAAGACAGAAGAGTCAAGGATAATGCACACATAGTGCTGACTGTCTGCATTGATTTGGGGCCCCGgaatttataatttttgattAATCTTTTCCTGAAAGGTTTTCAAAGGTTGATATGTAGTACGTGAAATGACGTCATATATTGATTTTGACACTGGTATATTGATTTATGATTGTAGAGATCACGACAATAGAAATTATGATGTTGTGTGCAATAGATAGCTAATGACACGTGAGAAGCCACATACacgcacgtggtgtagcagCCTAccgaggaggactgggcacatCATCAATGTTGCGTTTTAAGGACTTAAATGTATATTTTTAATCGCTGCACGTCTAGTGAGCTATCCGTCGTTTAACTATGTATTTAagtctaataattattaattgatttggAAGACGTCACTGTATCCGGGTTCTTTCACTGTAGTGTGAGTCACACTTGCGTGTTGTCTCTCACACTGTGCGGAGTAATACTAACGAATGGTTGGCAGAGAATCACCTCGACGAAATTTATGAATTCGGAGAGCAGCGAGGCGTGTTTCGGCGTTGCCGGTGTAGCCCGGGAACGTCAGGAAGCTTCCAAAGGGCCACCATTGAATGGTCGGCGTCTCTTGAAGAGTCTGCCGCGCGTACAGAGAGACTATTTGGCGAGAAGGTTCTGACGTAAGCAGAGTTGCCAACtaggaatactgaaaatgcgtgagatctcAGGTATTCATCAGTACCTAGATCTGCATATGGGCGCGgccacaaacaactaaataccTAAATTTTTACAAACAGTAAACTATAGTGCTGAGTGTTCACTGTTGGTCGCTTCCTCGAGATCGCATGGCGTAATATTCCACCATTTGCGTCCGTATAGCGCGCTGCAATATAGGAGACTATTGCATCCTCGATTTCCGGACTACAATTATCGCAAAGCGCATGCATTTGGGACAACTGTTGCACTTTACGGCAGTCTTGTTAGATTTTATATTAGTTACTATCAGACAGTACAGATTTTTGTGTAATCTACGGTGTCTACCTACAggtttactgtacatgtctgccTGGATCTAGTTCCAGCAATCTAGaagttgcgtgagatctggTTCCTTGCTTGTGAGCGTGTGAGTTGAAGGaacttgcgtgagactcacgcaagttgcgtgtgagttggcaaTTCTGCGTAAGTAAATATGGCACAACAAGAGAAGAGTTCAGTGAAAAGTAGAAGTGCTGTAATATCCATCACAGATGCATATGACTGGTGGGCAAGTGCATTTGAATGTTGTGTTATCAATTATGGCTACAGGTGAGTACTTTAGTTTATGTAGCATTATATCAATATTCTGAGTATAGTTTATCATAATTATGTTGACGCCCTGGGACAACCAGATAGAGTTACAGTAAGGTAGGCTTATATCTActtatatctgtctgttccccataagtgtgaactctgAAAATctcaatatctccgctgtttacagttttttggactttcacAATGATCtcaggtctggcatttctgtttatcaaattatctaagcccttcctacaaagaagtggaaggataatacttgtgcatatcaaagacaagtataggttatagaccactggcaagtgtataaacgaaatacacccACTCCGTCCATGAGTTGACATGAGGGTGACCCCCTGAGTGGTAATGAGCTGGGCATAGCCTTGtgtattcgtttatacactgGTCTATAACCAGCTTGTAGCACCCAGCCGAGGCATTGGTATCcttgcacaaacaattcacatcttgataaactGGTAGTGCCAGGTGGTTATACAGCTGATTTATTGGCCAgtcaatatgtagcggaagtgggatatgtcacttaaaggagaactctcaccaaaatcaactatttctcagatgaaagctgtcacttcatgacacaaccctttgcaaccgtttactgcagaagtttaccctgacgaagaaataaa includes:
- the LOC134194148 gene encoding nucleolar RNA helicase 2-like — encoded protein: MVKRRGGSSDEESQPAHKKRRTETSDEQNSAFDSFRISEETKRLLVSRGYAHLLPVQTATFDLVYDGKDVVTQARTGTGKTLSYTLPLIEKLAKKKRRGRGRYPRVLVLAPTRELARQVNDEFAIIAPDMSTVCIYGGVGYEGQERNIANGIDVLVGTPGRILDLCKRQLNLRHLKYVVLDEADRMLEVGFADQVDEILQGVFRKRKPQMLLFSATLPEWVISTAEKYMCDHVVVDMIGKDTLKTAVTVQHMAIRCNYEDRASVIGDVIQVFSGANGQTMIFTDTKMDANELALNSTLKQECQVLHGDIQQSQREVTLMSFRQGKFRCLVATNVAARGLDIPEVDLVIQCQPPKDLEAYIHRAGRTGRAGRCGTSVVFYKPNQESLLKLVERKAGIKFNKIGPPQPADIIAASARDAVQSIRAIPAAVVSQFQSAAESLLDGMEPVDAVAAALAHISGSLDTIQSRSLLSSQPGYTTYHLMNSFEFRTVSYMWKAIERHLPVEVKDAVRGMRMCEDKKGVVFDIPSSLDELVKNSWRDGANTQLVVATELPRLVERVDQQRFGAGRSSWPRQQPNRFLTQQGKRKFNWTRNGRNERNGETKNFYARQKSQG